In the Candidatus Bathyarchaeia archaeon genome, GTTGTTGGCATCGTTAATCCCAGTCTTTACAGTAAACCTGCAGGAACGGCTAACCTGTATGCGCCTCTGCCTGTGGTTCAAGAAATCGCCCGATATTATGGAAGTCTCTACCTTTTTGAAATGGACGACATTAACGTCATACTCGTCGAGATTTCTCCTGAAGGCAATTCAACCTACATCAATACCGTTGAGAAGGAAGTCTTGGGCGTCTTAAACGAGTACTCGGGAGAAGTTGGTGCCGTAGTTGGCTACCAGTGCAGTTTAGCTGCCCGAAAAGTTATCTCCGTTACCGACGAAAGCGCTTGGGCAATCTCCATCGTTCTTCTGATTTGTATGACGCTGTTTGCACTTAAGTCTCAATTCGGTTCGGTTGTGGAACGAACAAAAGAAATTGGTATTCTCAAAGCAATAGGCTGGACCGATTCTGACGTTACAAAACAGGTGTTTCTTGAATCCCTACTCCAAGGACTTGCAGGTGGAATCATCGGGGTTGGCTTAGGCTACTTAGTCACATTGCTAATTCCAAGTCTTGGTTTAGTGTCAACTCAGGGTCTCGTTTTGCAAGTTTCTCCCATTCTACCCCTGATTGGTATGGTTTTCTCAATCAGCGGAGGCGTATTAGCCGGCATCTTACCAGCTTGGCGCGCGGCAAAACTGCAACCCGCCGAAGCCCTTAGACGTTTGTGAGGTGAAAAAAATGAAAAACAATCTGCTAATAGAAACAAGGAACTTAGTGCAAAGCTATTCCCGAAAGAATGGTTCACAAGTCAAAGCGTTGGATGGCGTTAACCTTGCGGTTTTCAAAGGTGAATTTTTGGCAGTGGTGGGGCGTTCCGGCAGCGGAAAAACCACGCTGCTAAACCTCATTGGCGCCCTAAGTCGACCCACCTCCGGCGAAGTGTTGTTTGAAGGTAAGAACCTAAGTGGCTTCTCAAATCAAGATTTAGCGCTGCTGAGAAGAGAAAAAATAGGTTTCATTTTTCAGACCTTCAATCTTTTGCCCGCGTTGACTGTGTTTGAAAATGTGGAGTCCGCTTTGGTTCATTCGTCGATGTCCAAGGAGAAAATTGCTGAAAAAATCTCTGCTTTGTTGGCGTTTCTTGATTTAACTGACAAGTCTGGTATGTTGCCTCTTGAGTTAAGCGTTGGGCAACAGCAGAAGGTGGCTATTGCACGGGCTCTGGTTAAGGACCCAACAATAATAATTGCCGATGAACCCACTGGCGAAATGGACCCCATATCTGGGAAAGAGATTGTGGCAAAACTCTTGGAGCTTAATCGCGAATCAAAAATAACGATTATTGTTGCAAGCCACGGCACATTTCCCTACGCTGAAGCTGACCGCACAGTATTCCTCAAGGATGGCAAACTTGTCATGCAATATTAAAGCTCTAAGCAAAGCTGGAACGCGGCATCGTTCCTTTTTCTTTTTTGTAAATCAGATTGGGCTAGGCTGGCGCTTTCTTGGTGGTTAAGTTTTTTGGAATTGTAGTTTTGGGTGCTGAGAGGGCTCTGGGGGAACTCACAACTTGCTTGTTGAGGTTTTCATTTGTTCTCTCCTATTTTCGTTCCAGAGCCCCAGCAAAACCTTTTCCATTGGTTAGCGATTGGCTTCTTTTCTACTGTAATCCAAACATATATTTCTTAAAATGATGTCTGCATAGTCAAGATGATTAGTGTTAAGGTTGCAACGGCTGTTGGGCTTGGGGCTATAATTGGGGCGGGAATTTTTGTTCTTAGCGGAACAGCCATAGCTTTAGCTGGTTCAGCTGCGCTTATCGCTTTTGTCATTGTAGGTGTTATCGCTTTGATTGTGGCGCTTGAGCTGGGCGAGTTAGGTTCCATTATGCCCAAAGCTGAGGGCGGCTCTTACTCTTATGCCTACGAAGCCTTTGGCAGCGAATTAGGCTTCATCACAGGCATTATGCTCTATTTTGCCTATGCCTCCTCTATTGCGCCCATCGCGTTAGGTTTTGGCTCCTATCTAACTAGCCTTTTAGGTTTAAGCGGCGGCAACTACCCCACAATATTTGCCATACTGCTAATTCTGGCACTTGCAGTAGTTAACATACTGGGCGTAAGCAAAGCGGCAAAAGCCGACTTCGGATTGGTCATCATCAAAATCTCCATACTCATAATCTTCATAGTTTTCGCTCTTCTCTTCACCTTGGGAAACAGCAGCCTTGGGGAAGCCACTTTCACCTCGGGCTTTGCAAACGCCAACATAAGCTCCATCTTTGCGGCTAGTGTTGTTATTTTCTTTGCTTACTCGGGTTTTCAGGCAATTTCCACCATAACCAAAGACGTTGAAGGCGGAGGGGCAGGTGCGGCAAAAGCCATCATACTCTCCGTTGTTGTAAGCATGGTGCTTTATGTGTTGGTGGTGATTTCCCTTCTGTTTTTGATGCCTGCAAGCCAGTACACCATCTCCTCTGACCCGCTGTCGGTTGCGTTGAGGTCGGCTGGTGCCCCCAATTGGCTCTTCACTTTGGTTTCTGTGGGTGCCCTGATAGCCACCACTTCGGCTGCGCTCGCCATGATTCTAAGTGCCTCGCGGGTTCTCTACCAGATAGGCACCGACAAGCTGCTTCCAAAAATTGTGCGCAAATACAACGAAAAACGTGACGTCGCCGTGAACGGGGTTTTGATTTCCTCTGCTATTGGCATTGTGATGCTTTTCGCGGGCAACATTTACGTTATGGCATCCATCAGCAACTTTGGCATTTTGTTCTGCTACCTGATGGCAAGCTTTGCCTTAATTCACTTCAGACGCAAAAAA is a window encoding:
- a CDS encoding APC family permease; the protein is MISVKVATAVGLGAIIGAGIFVLSGTAIALAGSAALIAFVIVGVIALIVALELGELGSIMPKAEGGSYSYAYEAFGSELGFITGIMLYFAYASSIAPIALGFGSYLTSLLGLSGGNYPTIFAILLILALAVVNILGVSKAAKADFGLVIIKISILIIFIVFALLFTLGNSSLGEATFTSGFANANISSIFAASVVIFFAYSGFQAISTITKDVEGGGAGAAKAIILSVVVSMVLYVLVVISLLFLMPASQYTISSDPLSVALRSAGAPNWLFTLVSVGALIATTSAALAMILSASRVLYQIGTDKLLPKIVRKYNEKRDVAVNGVLISSAIGIVMLFAGNIYVMASISNFGILFCYLMASFALIHFRRKKAPASFRVPLYPFLCIAGIVGLIALLIGMPKEALIVGVALILALMFIYYMLVEAESRPVERIELFD
- a CDS encoding ABC transporter permease yields the protein MLGSYALKEIKRRKLRSTASVMGYVIAVAFLIILVTFAQSYNVEATAQLNQVGTHFVVYTPDSIICPCSLIAEVGPFFKSTYTSTFGSGIVDTVAALPGVADAAPCLMFRLGNLTICGVDYDSLATQANVVAPKTIVAGDYSKANGPDAILIDSVYADVTGLDVGDDLTAFDRTFTVVGIVNPSLYSKPAGTANLYAPLPVVQEIARYYGSLYLFEMDDINVILVEISPEGNSTYINTVEKEVLGVLNEYSGEVGAVVGYQCSLAARKVISVTDESAWAISIVLLICMTLFALKSQFGSVVERTKEIGILKAIGWTDSDVTKQVFLESLLQGLAGGIIGVGLGYLVTLLIPSLGLVSTQGLVLQVSPILPLIGMVFSISGGVLAGILPAWRAAKLQPAEALRRL
- a CDS encoding ABC transporter ATP-binding protein, translating into MKNNLLIETRNLVQSYSRKNGSQVKALDGVNLAVFKGEFLAVVGRSGSGKTTLLNLIGALSRPTSGEVLFEGKNLSGFSNQDLALLRREKIGFIFQTFNLLPALTVFENVESALVHSSMSKEKIAEKISALLAFLDLTDKSGMLPLELSVGQQQKVAIARALVKDPTIIIADEPTGEMDPISGKEIVAKLLELNRESKITIIVASHGTFPYAEADRTVFLKDGKLVMQY